In Xenopus laevis strain J_2021 chromosome 2S, Xenopus_laevis_v10.1, whole genome shotgun sequence, a genomic segment contains:
- the LOC100127287 gene encoding uncharacterized protein LOC100127287, which produces MSTSTPNQDFCAFCHQWEQNEETGDLLKTSDDKITAHFYCMIFSPNVIATNSPHEEFGGFDRQTVEDEIKRGKRMKCSKCNKTGATIGCDVKSCRKTYHYMCAKSDRASIIENEGKEQYLIYCIKHREDKQDGNEVSSDTRSVSSTSLSTENSDASTKQNNKRKMEKKKEETPRCKRRLIPNTDTVNLQGFDGRSPSSDNVQTINEDKDADNVTDHSSEIPVHEQAEGLHVGDTLVEHNAVPVSADDTSAEVYAKKVKLVNNSLAEDPTCSAYVKNTSKSQSENGCKGKTLTNPCCTSSPIVQSISVAQNSNSAYENGISVAQPTNSPSNGNVSNSLCVAGSQNEGGGGMEEELMDGTTAVLPRPLPTQSAQPSENIHGMNRRLLEQPVIVPGEASNPIRPMDRNVEQTMSISDFNDTSEGTPECFSEENRASQGEALHYLKVICIPVSQEITAVNDSTNVKRSSGAEASYSYDKPTEYTEPRAVHCTSVPQSEDSQPSEAQCSNVAMAPGTISPSCSSYNQAECPSSPTVPNMCGSSEEVRNAENQEGPFADMHFSTKIEVINEYIRIKKQRDTGAAQQFWTMCQEIQCSKPLLELIENSVRSVTQKVLNGEAENEDYETAFRYLCTSRNIEGVFLQEMEKTIQDLLKAKELLQALNSF; this is translated from the exons ATGTCAACTTCTACACCAAATCAAGACTTTTGTGCCTTCTGTCACCAGTGGGAGCAGAATGAGGAGACGGGTGACTTGCTTAAGACCAGTGATGATAAAATAACAGCCCATTTTTACTGCATG ATCTTTTCACCTAACGTGATAGCAACAAATTCACCCCATGAAGAGTTTGGTGGCTTTGATAGACAAACTGTAGAAGATGAAATCAAACGTGGAAAAAGGATG AAATGCAGCAAGTGTAACAAAACTGGAGCAACTATTGGGTGTGATGTCAAATCTTGCCGAAAAACCTATCATTATATGTGCGCAAAGTCTGACCGTGCATCAATTATTGAAAATGAAGGAAAAGAACAATATTT AATTTACTGTATTAAACATAGAGAAG ACAAGCAGGATGGAAATGAAGTTAGTTCTGATACAAGATCAGTTTCCAGCACCAGTTTATCTACAGAGAATTCTGATGCATCGACCAAACAAAATAATAAGAGG aaaatggagaaaaaaaaggaagaaacacCAAG ATGCAAGAGACGTCTAATTCCTAACACTGATACTGTAAATTTGCAAGGGTTTGATGGCAGATCTCCCTCTTCAGACA ACGTGCAAACCATTAATGAGGACAAGGATGCAGATAATGTCACAGACCATTCATCGGAAATTCCAGTACATGAGCAG GCTGAGGGGTTGCATGTAGGAGACACACTAGTTGAACATAATGCtgttcctgtcagtgcagatgaTACCTCTGCAGAAGTATATGCCAAAAAAGTCAAGCTAGTGAACAACAGTTTAGCTGAGGATCCCACGTGCTCTGCTTATGTAAAAAACACCTCAAAATCACAGAGTGAAAATGGCTGTAAAGGAAAAACTTTAACAAATCCTTGTTGTACAAGCTCACCCATTGTACAAAGCATATCTGTGGcacaaaacagcaattctgctTATGAAAATGGCATTAGTGTGGCACAACCTACAAACTCACCATCTAATGGAAATGTATCGAATTCACTGTGTGTTGCGGGCTCCCAGAATGAAGGTGGAGGAGGAATGGAGGAGGAATTAATGGATGGAACAACAGCAGTGCTACCTAGGCCCCTTCCAACCCAATCAGCACAGCCAAGTGAAAACATTCATGGAATGAACAGAAGATTACTTGAGCAACCAGTGATTGTCCCTGGAGAAGCCAGCAACCCCATTAGACCAATGGATAGAAATGTGGAGCAAACTATGAGCATTTCTGACTTTAATGACACATCCGAAGGGACTCCTGAATGTTTCTCTGAAGAAAACAGGGCATCACAAGGGGAAGCTTTGCACTATCTTAAAGTAATATGTATACCAGTGTCACAGGAGATTACAGCTGTAAATGATTCGACAAATGTGAAAAGATCATCAGGAGCAGAGGCTTCCTACTCATATGATAAACCAACAGAGTATACAGAGCCTCGAGCTGTACACTGCACCTCAGTGCCACAAAGTGAAGACTCTCAACCATCAGAGGCACAGTGCAGCAATGTAGCTATGGCTCCGGGTACAATATCCCCCAGCTGCTCCTCTTACAACCAAGCTGAGTGTCCAAGCTCCCCTACAGTACCCAATATGTGTGGTTCTTCTGAAGAAG TACGTAATGCTGAAAACCAAGAAGGGCCATTTGCAGACATGCATTTTTCTACAAAa ATTGAAGTCATCAATGAATACATAAGAATTAAAAAGCAAAGAGATACAG GTGCTGCCCAACAATTCTGGACTATGTGCCAAGAAATCCAATGCAGCAAACCCTTACTGGAACTGATTGAGAACTCTGTAAGATCAGTTACTCAAAAAGTCCTTAATGGAGAGGCTGAAAATGAGG ATTATGAAACAGCATTTAGATACCTGTGCACAAGCAGAAATATTGAAGGTGTCTTTCTACAAG AAATGGAAAAGACAATTCAGGATCTTCTAAAAGCTAAAGAACTACTGCAAGCACTAAATTCTTTCTGA